The proteins below are encoded in one region of Candidatus Thermoplasmatota archaeon:
- the carB gene encoding carbamoyl-phosphate synthase large subunit, with the protein MPSKLRRILVIGSGPIVIGQAAEFDYSGSQAVRSLREEGYETILVNSNPATIQTEADMADTVYIEPLTPEFLTMIIEKEKPDGLLAGMGGQTALNMCSELAELGVLKKHGVRVLGTSVEAIRISEDRDAFRGLMKALEEPVPDSQACESIEEALRVADRLGYPLIIRPAYTLGGTGSGIARDGDELQRTVALGLHYSRIKQVLVEEGVFGWKEFEYEVMRDSADNCIIVCNMENFDPMGYHTGESIVVAPAQTLTDVEHQMLRTSALKIIRGLDIEGGCNIQFAVSPETSDYRVIEVNPRVSRSSALASKATGYPIAKVAAKIALGMTLDRIENPVTGRTYAAFEPTLDYVVTKIPRWPFDKFSSADPHIGTQMKSTGEVMAIGRCMEESILKAVRSLDIGLDGFERLDMSREELEEELGNPTDKRLFAIAEALRRRIPVKRILELTKWDDFFVQKIRNIVRMESRLRKGTTEAISKAKRLGFSDAAIARFSGISERNVRKRRGAATYKMVDTCGGEFQAATPYFYSTYDSECELSSLKKDKVLVIGSGPIRIGQGIEFDTCCVQAIMALREEGITAVIMNNNPETVSTDYDISDRLFFEPLTLEDVVNVVEKEEPDGIILQFGGQTSVNLAIPLEGYLKKSGLKTKILGTSPKDVNISEDRELFRALMRKVGITQPDAATGFSFDEVKDIARKMGYPVLVRPSYVLGGRGMEIVHDEDELRGFMREAVKITKNHPVIVDRFLDNAIEVDVDAVSDGKDVFISGIQEHIEEAGVHSGDAMCVIPPHTLPKRVQEDIIKMTRKICKALKVIGLINLQLAVRSGIVYVLEANLRASRSVPYVSKAIGVPLSKIATRVMVGRSLRELGHVGVAQTTGVAVKAPVFPFQKLIGIDSILGPEMRSTGEVMGMDRSPGLAFYKAIVAAGNDLPANGSVYITVRDEDKPKIVPIARKLSGLGWKIFATRGTSSVLRASGVEAETVYRIRESKSPTAIGLMRDGKVDLVINTPSKESGARRDGYMMRRLAVDLNIPFTTRIEGAGIIVDAVESVSRERVGVISLQEFHH; encoded by the coding sequence GTGCCTAGCAAGCTCAGAAGGATCCTGGTCATCGGCTCCGGCCCGATAGTCATAGGACAGGCCGCCGAGTTCGACTACTCGGGCTCCCAGGCGGTCCGCTCCCTGCGGGAAGAGGGGTATGAGACGATACTTGTCAACTCGAACCCCGCCACGATACAGACGGAGGCGGACATGGCGGACACCGTCTACATCGAGCCGCTGACGCCCGAGTTCCTGACGATGATCATCGAGAAGGAGAAGCCGGACGGGCTCTTGGCGGGGATGGGCGGGCAGACCGCCCTGAACATGTGCTCGGAGCTGGCCGAGCTGGGGGTTCTTAAGAAGCACGGCGTCCGCGTCCTTGGGACGAGCGTCGAGGCGATCCGCATATCCGAGGACAGGGACGCCTTCCGCGGCCTCATGAAGGCCCTGGAGGAGCCCGTCCCGGACAGTCAGGCATGCGAATCCATCGAGGAGGCTCTGCGGGTCGCGGACAGGTTGGGCTACCCTCTGATCATAAGGCCCGCCTACACGCTCGGCGGCACGGGGAGCGGGATCGCGAGGGATGGGGACGAGCTCCAACGGACGGTGGCGCTGGGTCTGCACTACTCAAGGATCAAGCAGGTCCTCGTGGAGGAGGGCGTCTTCGGATGGAAGGAGTTCGAGTACGAGGTCATGAGGGACTCCGCCGACAACTGCATCATCGTCTGCAACATGGAGAACTTCGACCCGATGGGATACCACACGGGAGAGAGCATCGTCGTGGCGCCCGCACAAACGCTCACGGACGTGGAGCACCAGATGCTCAGGACATCGGCGCTCAAGATAATCAGGGGACTGGACATCGAGGGCGGCTGCAACATCCAGTTCGCGGTTAGCCCGGAAACGAGCGACTACAGGGTCATCGAGGTGAACCCGCGAGTTTCGCGGTCCTCGGCGCTCGCCTCCAAAGCGACGGGCTATCCTATAGCGAAGGTCGCGGCGAAGATCGCCCTCGGGATGACGCTCGACAGGATCGAGAACCCCGTCACGGGGAGGACGTACGCCGCCTTCGAGCCGACACTGGACTACGTGGTCACGAAGATCCCCCGCTGGCCCTTTGACAAGTTCAGCTCGGCGGACCCGCACATAGGAACGCAGATGAAGTCCACGGGCGAAGTGATGGCCATCGGAAGGTGCATGGAGGAGTCGATCCTCAAGGCCGTGCGCTCCCTGGACATAGGGCTGGACGGGTTCGAAAGGCTCGACATGAGCAGGGAGGAGCTGGAGGAGGAGCTCGGCAACCCGACGGACAAACGCCTGTTCGCCATCGCGGAGGCTCTGAGGAGGCGCATCCCCGTCAAGAGGATCCTGGAGCTCACGAAGTGGGACGACTTCTTTGTCCAGAAGATCAGGAACATCGTGAGGATGGAATCGCGTCTCCGCAAGGGAACGACCGAGGCCATCTCCAAGGCGAAGAGGCTCGGGTTCAGCGACGCGGCGATAGCGCGGTTCTCAGGTATTTCGGAGAGGAACGTGCGCAAGAGAAGGGGCGCTGCCACGTACAAGATGGTCGACACGTGCGGGGGAGAGTTCCAGGCGGCAACGCCCTACTTCTACTCGACATACGACAGCGAGTGCGAGCTGAGCTCGCTCAAGAAGGACAAGGTCCTCGTGATCGGGAGCGGACCAATAAGGATAGGGCAGGGGATCGAGTTCGACACCTGCTGCGTGCAGGCGATAATGGCGCTGAGGGAAGAGGGGATCACGGCGGTGATAATGAACAACAACCCGGAGACCGTCTCGACGGACTATGACATCTCGGACAGGCTCTTCTTCGAGCCGCTCACGCTCGAGGACGTCGTCAATGTCGTGGAGAAGGAGGAGCCCGACGGGATCATCCTCCAGTTCGGCGGCCAGACCTCCGTGAACCTTGCCATTCCATTGGAGGGCTACTTGAAGAAGAGCGGGCTGAAGACGAAGATCCTGGGCACCTCACCGAAGGACGTGAACATAAGCGAGGACAGAGAGCTCTTTCGTGCCCTCATGAGAAAGGTGGGGATAACGCAGCCGGACGCCGCCACGGGGTTCTCCTTCGACGAGGTAAAAGACATCGCGCGGAAGATGGGCTATCCCGTCCTCGTGAGACCGAGCTACGTCCTTGGCGGGAGAGGCATGGAGATAGTCCACGACGAGGACGAGTTGCGGGGCTTCATGCGGGAGGCGGTGAAGATAACGAAGAACCACCCGGTGATAGTGGATAGGTTCCTGGACAACGCGATCGAGGTCGACGTGGATGCCGTCTCGGACGGGAAGGACGTCTTCATCTCCGGCATTCAGGAGCACATAGAGGAGGCGGGAGTCCATTCGGGCGATGCCATGTGCGTCATTCCCCCGCACACGCTGCCGAAGCGCGTGCAGGAGGACATAATCAAGATGACGAGGAAGATATGCAAGGCGCTCAAGGTCATCGGCCTCATCAACCTCCAGCTCGCGGTGAGGAGCGGTATCGTCTACGTCCTGGAGGCCAACCTGCGGGCGAGCAGGTCCGTCCCGTACGTCTCCAAGGCGATCGGTGTCCCGCTCTCGAAGATAGCCACGAGGGTCATGGTGGGCAGGAGCCTGAGGGAGCTCGGTCACGTGGGCGTTGCCCAGACAACGGGGGTGGCGGTGAAGGCCCCCGTCTTCCCGTTCCAGAAGCTGATAGGCATCGATTCGATACTCGGTCCGGAGATGAGGTCCACGGGGGAAGTGATGGGCATGGACAGGTCTCCCGGACTGGCGTTCTACAAGGCGATAGTCGCGGCGGGGAACGACCTGCCCGCCAATGGGAGCGTGTACATCACGGTCAGGGACGAGGACAAGCCCAAGATCGTCCCCATCGCCAGGAAGCTGAGCGGGCTGGGATGGAAGATATTCGCGACCCGCGGGACCTCGTCCGTCCTGAGAGCGTCCGGCGTGGAGGCGGAGACTGTGTATCGGATCAGAGAGAGCAAGAGCCCGACGGCGATAGGCCTGATGAGGGACGGCAAGGTCGACCTCGTGATCAACACGCCCTCGAAGGAGTCCGGTGCGAGGCGGGACGGGTACATGATGAGAAGGCTCGCGGTGGATCTCAACATCCCTTTCACGACGCGGATCGAGGGGGCCGGGATAATTGTCGATGCCGTGGAGTCGGTATCGCGCGAGCGGGTTGGTGTGATCTCACTGCAGGAATTTCACCATTAA